One genomic region from Spirulina subsalsa PCC 9445 encodes:
- a CDS encoding methyl-accepting chemotaxis protein, with protein MFGKLRLRQRILLGYFLPIVAFLLTTLWVASSTQTIMLNFNRVSFIADVIDKVHHLELAHLRMSNGTRGYLLEPESSFLDRKIQGRNFFQETVDLLNESQYSVDFAQQYFSGRDFDELVDLRQQYEKVMSLITQQEQKRNEMIAFRQQGNIELANQTFIEHTGEEINQEFQRINNRLHEMYQRMVLEEQQVVQQALGTLFTGFVFLAIIIGGGAGIALWWIATQLTRTIYRAARQILASTGEIATTLEQQASTASTQAASVNETTTTMDELTNSAQTSAAQAKAATHAAQEALALTEQGNQAVIATLANMQHLQGKVQAIAQQIKRLSEQNQQIGTIAQLVSNLSYQTNMLALNASVEAVRAGEYGKGFSVVATEIRKLADSSKQSAEQIHRLVGDIQGAIHSTVTATEEGTNTAESGIERVEETAKVFVGVQKAVSHVVESNQQIALNIQQQVRAVQQVFEAMSLLNRSSQDTAKGIEQTHGEMSQLNEAATALEALL; from the coding sequence ATGTTTGGAAAACTGCGACTCCGCCAAAGAATTTTACTTGGCTATTTTTTACCCATTGTTGCATTTTTGTTAACCACATTATGGGTAGCTTCCAGCACTCAAACCATTATGTTGAACTTTAACCGCGTCAGTTTCATTGCAGATGTTATTGATAAAGTTCATCACCTCGAACTGGCTCACTTAAGAATGTCTAATGGAACAAGGGGCTATCTTTTAGAACCCGAATCGTCTTTTTTGGATAGAAAAATTCAAGGTCGTAACTTTTTTCAAGAAACGGTTGATTTACTCAACGAAAGTCAATATAGCGTTGATTTTGCGCAACAATATTTTTCCGGTCGTGATTTTGATGAATTGGTGGACTTAAGGCAACAATATGAAAAGGTGATGAGTTTAATCACCCAACAGGAGCAAAAGCGAAATGAAATGATTGCCTTCCGGCAGCAGGGAAATATTGAGTTGGCGAATCAAACCTTTATTGAACATACTGGGGAAGAGATTAACCAAGAGTTTCAACGTATTAATAATCGCCTCCATGAGATGTATCAACGGATGGTGCTAGAAGAGCAACAGGTGGTTCAACAAGCTTTAGGCACCTTATTCACAGGATTTGTGTTCTTAGCTATTATCATTGGTGGAGGGGCTGGTATCGCTTTATGGTGGATTGCCACCCAATTAACGCGCACGATTTACCGGGCGGCGCGACAAATTCTCGCCTCTACAGGGGAAATTGCCACGACACTGGAGCAACAAGCCTCTACAGCCAGCACTCAGGCGGCCTCGGTGAATGAGACAACAACAACCATGGACGAGTTAACCAACTCTGCTCAAACCTCGGCCGCCCAAGCGAAAGCGGCGACTCATGCCGCCCAAGAAGCTTTAGCGTTAACGGAACAGGGAAATCAGGCTGTAATCGCTACTCTGGCTAATATGCAGCATTTACAGGGTAAAGTGCAGGCGATCGCACAGCAAATTAAGCGCCTGAGTGAACAAAATCAACAAATTGGTACTATTGCCCAACTGGTCAGCAATTTATCTTATCAAACCAATATGTTGGCCTTAAATGCTTCAGTGGAGGCCGTGAGGGCAGGAGAATATGGCAAAGGCTTTTCAGTAGTGGCCACAGAAATCCGCAAGTTAGCTGATAGTAGCAAACAGTCAGCAGAACAAATTCATCGTTTAGTGGGAGATATTCAGGGGGCAATTCATTCCACCGTGACGGCAACGGAAGAGGGAACCAATACGGCGGAAAGTGGCATTGAACGGGTGGAAGAAACGGCGAAAGTGTTTGTTGGGGTTCAAAAAGCGGTGAGTCATGTGGTGGAAAGCAATCAACAAATTGCTTTAAATATTCAACAGCAAGTCCGAGCCGTTCAGCAGGTTTTTGAAGCCATGAGTTTGTTAAATCGCAGTTCTCAAGATACGGCGAAAGGGATTGAACAAACTCATGGAGAAATGTCTCAGTTAAATGAGGCTGCCACGGCTTTAGAGGCCCTGTTGTAA
- a CDS encoding DUF2301 domain-containing membrane protein, which translates to MTTTTSTSNLPVYDGKFGPFTINSEDRRDVKLYRAGLALAGLSFFLATTLLLFLGATPDLLPFLSVFYTLFSLGLGLSLLKIHIYLAPLHRLLKLFWIIGTVASLIFAYADSAPFALTLYYTPASVLGVGFTFAALTGIYFKEAFCFNRLETKILTPLVPLLLLGHLVGVLPLGMERTLLGSWAALFVIFVLRKLVQPIPPDIGDKSVFEHLQQGL; encoded by the coding sequence ATGACTACTACAACTTCAACCTCTAACCTCCCAGTTTATGACGGCAAGTTTGGTCCGTTTACCATTAATAGCGAAGATCGGCGAGACGTGAAACTCTATCGCGCTGGTTTAGCCCTTGCCGGACTCAGCTTTTTTCTCGCCACCACCTTATTATTATTCCTAGGGGCAACCCCGGATCTCTTGCCCTTCCTCAGTGTCTTCTATACCCTCTTTTCCCTGGGTTTAGGCCTGAGTCTGCTTAAAATTCACATCTACCTCGCCCCCCTTCACCGTCTCCTCAAACTCTTCTGGATTATCGGCACCGTTGCTTCTCTCATTTTCGCCTACGCCGATTCTGCCCCCTTTGCCTTAACTCTCTACTACACCCCGGCCAGTGTGTTGGGCGTTGGTTTTACCTTTGCCGCCCTCACAGGGATTTATTTCAAAGAAGCCTTTTGTTTTAATCGTTTAGAAACCAAAATCCTCACCCCCCTTGTTCCCCTCTTACTATTAGGGCATCTAGTGGGGGTGTTACCCTTGGGCATGGAACGCACCTTACTGGGGAGTTGGGCGGCTTTATTTGTGATTTTTGTCCTGCGTAAACTGGTGCAACCCATCCCCCCAGATATTGGCGATAAGTCAGTATTTGAGCATTTACAACAGGGCCTCTAA
- a CDS encoding transporter substrate-binding domain-containing protein — protein sequence MGKQWQQHFMAWGGVIALLTSPVLIPYPVGAAGLGEIRQRGRLVVGVNENVRPLAFRDENGELQGLEIDLARQLAQELLGSREAVVFKAVNNRDRLPLLLAGEVDLTIARLTATPSRSRLVNFSRHYYLDGTTFITRNPRIQRLGDLVGAKIAVLEQSSTIAVVRHVLHPVELVGVSSYVEALQLLELGEVDAFGGDRTILTGWVQEHPQYHILGVRLSGEPLAVALPKGLQHSDLYIAVNNALTRWHRSGWLQERLDYWGLGNN from the coding sequence ATGGGTAAACAGTGGCAACAGCATTTTATGGCTTGGGGGGGGGTGATTGCCCTGCTCACGTCTCCGGTACTGATTCCCTATCCTGTCGGGGCGGCGGGATTGGGGGAAATTCGCCAACGGGGGCGGCTGGTGGTGGGGGTGAATGAAAATGTCCGCCCTTTGGCGTTTCGTGATGAAAATGGGGAATTACAGGGCTTAGAGATTGATCTGGCTCGTCAGTTAGCCCAAGAATTATTAGGGAGTCGGGAGGCGGTGGTGTTTAAGGCGGTGAATAATCGCGATCGCCTACCCCTGTTATTAGCAGGAGAGGTGGATCTCACCATTGCCCGACTCACGGCGACTCCCTCCCGTTCCCGCTTGGTTAATTTTAGCCGTCATTACTATCTCGATGGTACAACTTTTATCACCCGCAACCCCCGGATTCAACGCTTGGGAGACTTAGTGGGGGCAAAAATCGCCGTATTAGAACAGTCGAGTACCATCGCCGTGGTGCGTCATGTTCTCCATCCGGTGGAATTAGTGGGGGTGTCGTCTTATGTGGAAGCCTTGCAGCTGCTGGAGTTGGGGGAAGTGGATGCCTTTGGGGGCGATCGCACTATCCTTACGGGTTGGGTACAAGAACATCCCCAGTACCATATTCTAGGGGTGCGTCTCTCCGGTGAACCCTTAGCCGTAGCCCTTCCCAAAGGTCTACAACACAGTGATCTCTATATTGCCGTAAACAATGCCCTCACGCGCTGGCATCGTTCCGGTTGGCTACAAGAACGTTTAGATTATTGGGGATTAGGCAATAATTAA
- the tadA gene encoding tRNA adenosine(34) deaminase TadA, whose translation MLTPTTYERHLYWMRRALILAQEAGSAGEIPVGAVIVNTQGDCLAQAGNRKERNQDPTAHAEILALRQASATLQDWRLSDCTLYVTLEPCIMCTGAIILARLGLLVYGVDDPKTGTVRTVLNLPDSLASNHRLQVLGGILAQDCRQLLQDWFQERRERGRGEGERGRGGEGGN comes from the coding sequence ATGCTCACCCCAACCACTTATGAACGCCATCTGTATTGGATGCGTCGCGCTCTGATCTTAGCGCAGGAAGCGGGATCTGCCGGGGAGATTCCCGTCGGAGCCGTGATTGTCAACACTCAAGGAGACTGTCTAGCCCAAGCGGGGAATCGCAAAGAACGGAATCAAGATCCCACCGCCCACGCAGAAATTTTAGCCCTCCGCCAAGCCAGCGCCACCTTGCAGGATTGGCGTTTATCCGACTGTACCCTCTATGTCACCCTAGAACCCTGCATCATGTGTACTGGGGCAATTATTCTCGCCCGACTGGGGTTATTAGTCTATGGAGTAGACGATCCGAAAACTGGCACAGTGCGCACGGTGCTTAACTTACCCGACAGTCTGGCCTCTAATCATCGGTTACAAGTTCTAGGAGGCATTCTAGCCCAAGACTGTCGCCAACTGTTACAGGATTGGTTTCAGGAACGGAGGGAACGGGGGAGGGGAGAGGGGGAGAGGGGGAGAGGGGGAGAGGGGGGGAATTAA
- a CDS encoding lysophospholipid acyltransferase family protein, with protein MMHVLTPFAVPFPYPFSKTEKPHSRVSPWLSRLAYALGQSLVLPTHFDQITVTGQENLPRTGPVLLAPTHRSRWDAIMVAYATGRPVTGRNMRFMVSINEMKGLQGWVVGRLGGFPVNPLQLRIETIQHSVELLCEQEMLVIFPEGNIYRQRHVQPIKRGVATIALQAQSKMTEQTQGVQVIPIDIAYSDLSAQWGCQVKVKIGQPLNTLDYQNYSPKQASRELTADLQAALEALADTPKGVKGDRISSPEQEPVLV; from the coding sequence ATGATGCACGTTCTCACTCCCTTCGCCGTTCCCTTCCCCTACCCATTCAGCAAAACCGAAAAGCCCCACTCTCGGGTTTCCCCTTGGTTATCTCGTCTAGCCTATGCTCTCGGTCAATCCCTCGTTTTACCCACCCACTTTGACCAAATCACCGTCACCGGACAAGAAAACCTACCCCGCACTGGTCCGGTTTTATTAGCCCCCACCCATCGTTCTCGCTGGGATGCCATCATGGTGGCCTATGCCACAGGTCGCCCTGTCACCGGGCGGAATATGCGCTTTATGGTGTCCATTAACGAGATGAAAGGACTCCAAGGCTGGGTAGTGGGTCGTTTAGGGGGCTTTCCCGTCAATCCCCTCCAGTTGCGCATTGAAACCATCCAGCACAGTGTAGAGTTGCTCTGTGAACAAGAAATGCTGGTGATTTTCCCAGAAGGCAATATTTACCGTCAACGCCATGTACAACCCATTAAACGAGGGGTGGCGACCATTGCCTTACAAGCTCAATCTAAAATGACCGAACAAACCCAAGGGGTGCAAGTGATCCCGATAGATATTGCCTATTCTGACTTATCGGCTCAATGGGGCTGTCAGGTGAAGGTAAAAATTGGTCAACCGTTGAATACTCTCGATTATCAAAACTACAGCCCGAAACAGGCCTCTCGTGAACTGACGGCCGATTTACAAGCGGCCTTAGAAGCTTTAGCAGATACACCCAAGGGGGTCAAGGGCGATCGCATTTCTAGCCCAGAACAAGAACCTGTCCTCGTTTAA
- a CDS encoding glycosyltransferase family 9 protein, which yields MRILALVPGGIGDQILFFPTLATLKQTYPQAQIDVLVEPRSKGAYRVCPSVSEVLVFDYKDRNGLADYLNLLGMIRDREYDIALTLGQRWAVGLLLWLNGITTRVGYESQKSCLLTDTVPLKTEQYAAEMYHDLVLGLGIQTPCPTPTIAVPKSDIDWAEATQDRMGIRETGYILLHGGSSQLAVTKGIDKIYPPQHWSAIIADLQAKQPDVPIVVVKGPEDSALVSELLEKAPSLKVVSPPDIGKLAALIAGANLMLCTDSAPMHLAIAVGTYTIALFGPTDAKKLVPPNSETCIPIQSPSKAIGDIPPVTVLEQIWRG from the coding sequence ATGCGCATACTAGCCCTTGTCCCTGGCGGAATTGGCGATCAGATTCTCTTTTTCCCAACCCTAGCGACACTGAAGCAAACCTACCCCCAAGCCCAGATCGATGTATTGGTAGAACCCCGGTCTAAAGGGGCTTACCGAGTCTGTCCGTCTGTGAGTGAAGTCTTAGTCTTTGACTACAAAGATCGCAACGGCTTGGCCGATTATCTCAATTTATTGGGGATGATCCGCGATCGCGAATATGATATAGCCCTCACCCTTGGACAGCGTTGGGCCGTTGGTCTACTCCTATGGTTAAACGGCATTACTACCCGAGTAGGCTATGAGTCGCAAAAGTCCTGTTTACTCACGGATACAGTTCCCCTCAAAACCGAACAGTATGCCGCCGAAATGTACCATGATTTGGTGTTAGGTCTAGGGATTCAAACCCCTTGCCCAACTCCCACGATTGCCGTTCCCAAGTCGGATATTGACTGGGCTGAAGCCACTCAAGACCGCATGGGAATCCGGGAGACAGGCTACATTCTCCTTCACGGAGGCTCTAGCCAACTGGCCGTCACGAAGGGGATTGATAAAATCTATCCGCCCCAACATTGGTCAGCCATTATTGCCGATCTCCAAGCCAAACAGCCCGATGTTCCCATTGTGGTCGTCAAAGGCCCGGAAGATAGCGCCCTAGTGAGTGAACTGCTCGAAAAAGCACCCAGCTTAAAAGTTGTCTCTCCCCCCGATATTGGTAAACTGGCCGCCTTGATTGCCGGGGCGAACTTAATGCTCTGTACAGACAGCGCTCCCATGCACTTGGCGATCGCCGTTGGCACCTATACCATCGCCCTTTTTGGCCCCACCGATGCCAAAAAGCTAGTTCCCCCCAACAGCGAAACCTGTATTCCCATCCAATCCCCCTCTAAGGCGATTGGTGATATTCCTCCTGTCACCGTACTTGAACAAATTTGGCGTGGCTAA
- a CDS encoding D-glycero-alpha-D-manno-heptose-1,7-bisphosphate 7-phosphatase, protein MAKTAVFLDRDGVLNVEKGYIHHVEDLVLIPGIAQSVRRLNDRGFFCCMVSNQAGPARGYYPLSHVEALHQRLIDLLAQEAGAQLDALYYCPYLSPPAGGKTPDFTRWSTWRKPNTGMLVAAAWEHDLDIKHSFMVGDKATDVDLARNCGAKGILVQTGYGQEVLEGSYQHHAKPDYIAKDLNQAVDWILEH, encoded by the coding sequence GTGGCTAAAACCGCAGTATTTCTAGATCGTGACGGCGTTCTCAACGTCGAAAAAGGCTATATCCATCACGTCGAGGACTTAGTGCTTATCCCCGGCATCGCCCAATCGGTGCGCCGTCTCAATGACCGGGGGTTCTTTTGTTGTATGGTATCCAATCAAGCCGGCCCCGCCCGGGGATACTACCCCCTCTCCCACGTCGAAGCCCTGCACCAGCGTCTCATTGACCTCCTCGCCCAAGAAGCCGGAGCCCAACTCGACGCTTTATATTATTGCCCCTACCTCAGTCCGCCAGCCGGAGGGAAAACCCCAGACTTCACCCGTTGGAGTACCTGGCGCAAGCCCAACACCGGAATGTTAGTCGCGGCGGCGTGGGAACATGATCTTGACATTAAGCATAGTTTTATGGTAGGGGATAAAGCCACCGATGTAGATCTAGCCCGCAATTGTGGAGCTAAGGGGATTTTAGTCCAAACAGGCTATGGCCAAGAAGTATTAGAGGGCAGCTATCAACACCACGCCAAACCGGATTACATTGCCAAAGACTTAAATCAAGCCGTTGATTGGATTTTAGAACATTGA
- a CDS encoding PIN domain-containing protein codes for MGIKIFVDTSFIIALVNIRDQDHQQVISIASEYENHFWVITDAVILEVSNALSRRYKLAAI; via the coding sequence ATGGGGATTAAAATCTTTGTGGATACATCATTTATCATTGCCTTGGTCAACATCCGAGATCAGGATCATCAACAGGTTATATCTATTGCCAGTGAATATGAGAACCATTTTTGGGTCATCACGGATGCAGTAATTCTTGAGGTTTCCAATGCTTTATCTCGCCGCTATAAATTGGCAGCAATCTAA
- a CDS encoding CHAT domain-containing protein: MDEQQLQAYLSLIQELLTCRSGEELVAKLSNHRELVDEGLVQVMRAVAEMMAQQGRGNAGWLRNFADTIEAVNYELPRLETKLTADALLRQGFQQYQQSQYSQAWESLQQSLALYEDIGDKANIALCWGQLGCIERDRGNWEEAERLYQQSLALRTELGDRSGMADVYNVLAFVHQHLNRIPEALAAWKEGLTICPPDRFPLEALKLGRNLGDAAFEIQDWATAIYGYEAAIEAVETRCTFTDSYSEKQQRREAALDLYPQLVQACINGGDIGKALASVERSKSRNLIELLSNRDLYPKGDIPPELLKQLDRLRREVTAKQRLIETLETPTNPDNQDIGGLGQRGSSAASFTPEVMNSLRQEYEQAQKDLSQLLETINTYDPNFSLTQRVPHIQFSKIQELLDKDTLLMEWYLSPQGIYTFIVRGETGEISVHLSPPEHLKQLQELRETYLQTYSHSLDDWETHLNHFLHRLRDILELPQLLPQIPPTYRRLIVVPYRELHLFPLHALPLGDDDEPEYLADRFPLGVTYSPSCQFLEVSQRQRKTTNRQRFFAIQNPTEDLDYADLEVEAILANFSQNARYLARQQASKTSLKEDPHRQAFQEADYVHFAGHGAFNFNSPLLSPLVLAGAKVSVSDSEGRTLCEETTPSEPAETRFLPWRKGTQIDLSKCYTLGELFELDLPACRLVILSACETGLTDFSPELEEYISLAVGFLYAGAANVICSLWAVNDLSTAILMVKLYEEMQTQPSVALALKQAQEWMRRVTKQELTAWLNQSGLAASPHPKAKLREKLNLGFEDADYRPYKHPMHWGAFCAIGV, encoded by the coding sequence ATGGATGAACAACAACTGCAAGCCTATCTCTCCCTGATTCAAGAACTGCTCACCTGTCGCAGTGGGGAGGAACTGGTGGCGAAATTGAGCAACCACCGGGAACTGGTGGATGAGGGATTAGTGCAGGTGATGCGTGCCGTTGCAGAGATGATGGCGCAACAGGGGCGGGGGAATGCAGGCTGGTTGCGGAATTTTGCCGATACAATCGAAGCGGTTAACTATGAGTTGCCTCGGCTAGAAACTAAACTGACAGCAGATGCTCTGTTGCGGCAAGGATTTCAACAGTATCAACAGAGTCAATATTCCCAAGCCTGGGAATCTTTGCAACAGTCTCTCGCCTTGTATGAAGACATCGGGGATAAGGCTAACATCGCTTTATGTTGGGGACAGTTAGGTTGTATTGAGCGCGACCGGGGCAACTGGGAGGAGGCGGAGCGTCTGTATCAGCAATCTTTGGCTTTGAGAACCGAATTGGGCGATCGCTCCGGGATGGCTGATGTTTACAATGTTCTCGCCTTTGTCCATCAACACTTAAACCGAATTCCCGAAGCCCTTGCCGCCTGGAAAGAAGGGTTAACCATTTGTCCCCCCGACCGATTCCCCCTAGAAGCCTTGAAACTCGGTCGCAATTTAGGCGATGCTGCCTTTGAGATTCAAGACTGGGCCACCGCCATCTATGGCTATGAGGCGGCCATTGAAGCCGTCGAAACCCGTTGCACTTTCACCGACTCCTACAGCGAGAAACAACAACGCCGGGAAGCCGCCCTAGACCTCTATCCCCAACTCGTGCAAGCCTGCATCAATGGCGGCGATATCGGGAAAGCCTTAGCCAGCGTCGAACGCAGCAAATCCCGCAACCTGATTGAACTCCTCAGCAACCGCGACCTTTACCCCAAAGGCGACATTCCCCCAGAACTCCTGAAACAACTCGACCGCCTCCGTCGGGAAGTCACCGCCAAACAGCGACTTATCGAAACCCTCGAAACCCCCACCAACCCCGATAATCAGGACATCGGCGGACTGGGACAACGGGGCAGCAGTGCCGCCAGCTTCACCCCGGAAGTCATGAACAGCCTGCGTCAAGAGTACGAACAGGCGCAAAAGGACTTAAGCCAACTCCTGGAAACCATCAACACCTACGACCCCAACTTCAGCCTCACCCAACGAGTCCCACACATCCAATTCTCGAAAATTCAGGAGTTATTGGATAAAGATACCCTGTTGATGGAATGGTATCTCAGCCCCCAAGGAATTTATACCTTTATCGTCAGGGGCGAAACCGGGGAAATTTCCGTGCATCTTTCCCCCCCAGAACACCTGAAGCAATTACAGGAGTTGCGCGAAACCTATCTCCAAACCTATTCCCACTCCTTAGACGACTGGGAAACCCATCTCAACCACTTCCTGCACCGTCTGCGGGATATCCTGGAATTACCCCAACTCCTCCCCCAAATTCCCCCCACCTACCGCCGCCTAATTGTCGTCCCCTATCGGGAGTTGCATTTATTCCCCCTCCACGCCTTACCCCTGGGGGATGACGATGAACCCGAATATCTCGCCGATAGATTCCCCCTGGGAGTCACCTATAGCCCCAGTTGTCAATTCCTGGAAGTCTCCCAACGCCAGCGCAAAACCACCAACCGCCAGCGCTTCTTTGCCATCCAAAATCCCACGGAAGACCTAGACTATGCCGACTTAGAGGTTGAAGCCATTTTAGCCAACTTCTCCCAAAACGCCCGCTATCTCGCCCGCCAGCAAGCCAGCAAAACCAGCCTGAAGGAAGACCCCCACCGCCAAGCCTTCCAAGAGGCGGATTATGTGCATTTTGCCGGACATGGAGCCTTCAATTTCAACAGTCCCCTCCTCTCTCCCCTCGTCTTAGCCGGGGCGAAAGTCTCCGTCAGTGACTCAGAAGGGCGAACCCTCTGCGAGGAAACCACCCCCTCTGAACCCGCCGAGACTCGTTTTCTCCCTTGGCGCAAAGGCACCCAGATTGACTTGAGCAAATGTTACACCCTGGGAGAATTGTTTGAACTGGATTTACCCGCCTGTCGCCTAGTGATTCTCTCCGCTTGTGAAACCGGGTTAACAGACTTTTCCCCAGAATTGGAAGAATATATCAGTTTGGCGGTGGGGTTTCTCTATGCGGGGGCGGCCAATGTGATTTGTAGCCTGTGGGCGGTGAATGATCTTTCGACAGCGATTTTGATGGTCAAACTTTACGAAGAAATGCAGACCCAGCCCTCCGTTGCCTTAGCCTTGAAACAGGCGCAAGAGTGGATGAGACGAGTCACGAAGCAAGAGTTAACCGCGTGGCTGAATCAGTCCGGTTTAGCGGCCTCCCCTCATCCGAAAGCGAAACTGCGAGAGAAATTAAACTTAGGCTTTGAAGATGCCGATTACCGACCCTATAAACATCCTATGCACTGGGGGGCATTTTGTGCCATCGGCGTTTAA